The DNA region TAGTGTTATTATCGCATGACCGTTCTAGAAGAAGGTGCTACTGAGTATCTTCCTGCAGGTGAAGGTGACTTTAGGTGTTGAAGCATTCCGATTAATTAAGTCTATCATTGGATGTACAATTCCATGCATTCGTGAATTTCCCAAGCATCCTTACTTATCCATCGCTCCCAAGCATCCAACCACGTGTTCATCATTTTCTGTATATCTTCCCACATCTTCCCGGTATAGGAGATACTTCAACGAACTGTTCTGGTAGTCCCTTTTAACGATAGTAGAATTTCTAAATCGTGACATTGAATATTATGCCAAGCCTGATCGATTTTTTGTACTGATGGGGAAAATGAAGTATTGGtaggaatcaattccggatagtaggtccgaaaacggctctggaatcggagtcggtcCCAGAATCAGAAtaagctccggaatcggaatcggctccggaatcgtaATAAGCTTCGACATCGGTATCGGGTCCGGGatatccatgagaatggatcgttttcaAGTACATAGAAATAAAACCCATCACCCAGATACTAGTGATGTGCCAATCAACGTGTTAAATAGGGGTAGAAGCATTCATTATACTGGAGGGAGTTCGGAATCGAACCTATCCAATTTTGATTCCGtgtttggaatcgattccggagccgattccgattccgaagccgattccgattccggagccgattccgatacCAGAGTCGATTCCGGTTCTGTAGTCGATTTTGATTCCaaagccaattccgattccggggCCGATTCCGATACCGGAGtctattccgattccggagccgactcggattctggagccgattccgatcccAGAGCCGACTACGATTCCCGTTTTgaattccgaagccgattccaatttcgaaaccgattccgagtctggagccgattccaattctggaTTCGGAATCGATAGTTCCGATGCCGAGCTCCCACATCTAAGTTATTGCACCTAAATCCCAACCGCATTGAATCTTCTCGGTACTTGCAAGTCATCAAACTGTTCAAGATTATCAGCACCTGTATCCGCTTGAATTCAACACTGACCAAGTAGCCAAGATGCCAGAGCTAAAGGAATTCCCGAAATATGCCACCAAAATGTGATTTCCAGCCTTTGTCCGAACTGACTCGATGGACCGATGCAGGatattttgaatgttttaatgATGCAAAACTTACCCTCAATGACGTGCCAGATGTCATCACACATGCTTAACGCTCAACATTCGTTCAGTTTACCGCCAGGTACAAGACACGTCAGTTTGCATCTTATCGCTGTTGGTAACAGCGAAACAGAATCCACATTGCCCAAACTCAGCATGGCGATTTTCAACATCAATATGATCTGCGTCGCCAGAAGAGCAAGCCACTATCGATTAATGTGTAGTtgataatgttttgttttttttttttttatttcatcacTAGCGAATTATTACGAGCATTGGTATTTGTTCTCCATTCTGCTATAACACAGCTCATTGTTATTTCTTCCTTACCCTACCGATCTTGCTCCAACGCTTCTGTACCAGACttcattttcaacaaataattGCATGCTTCACTCGCTTAAAGATGCTCGATCCTAACTGCTGAGCATTCGAGAGCTAAGTGGGATAAGGGAGGTGGTGCTAAGAGACtaagagaaataaaacaaccaaATTGCCTTTTTGTTCAAACCTAATATTACTCCTCGCCACACTAAATCCCCAACATGGTGGCCTTCTTCttgtaaatattaaataaaagtgTGCATGTAACAACACTAACTTCCTTCCTATAATATCGCTAAATGGGATTGCTAGGGTGCAGGGTGACCACTATCGGTCGCAGGGGGAAGTGGAAAACCGGAACACGACGTACGATCAAATGTAGCTCTGCCGCAGGCTGTCACTAAAGTAAAGGGTAAGGGAGTGCAGTGCTTCCATCAGGGCGACGAGCATCAGCGATAGTGTCAGCGAGCCAAGCTTGCCCGCCGCGACGGGCGGATGGTTCGCAACACTGCACCCGGCCGACGGTGCGCGCTGGGACCGGGGCGTGCCCCTTGCCACCGGGGAGTGCTTTCGGCCGCCGGCGAACCGAACCGGCTCGGAGCAGCGCCGGCAAAGCAGTTTGAGATCAGTATCGCTGAAGGATCGCACCGGACGATGTTTTTGGTTGCTACTAGCACCATCCCCGTCCTCACCCCCGCCCCCATCGTCGTCAGCGGGTGCGCCCGTTCGGCTAAGGCTGTGCGTTGATGCTCGCAGGCTGGTGCGCTCGTTGCCATCGTGCCGCGATTCAAATCACGAGATAACGGCTACGGGCGCTTCGTTGATGACCGGTTCGTACGTTCGCGACGAGTCAATTTCCAGCAGAATAAGCTATAATTGATAATGAGAGCAgaataacaacagcaaaacacataaacaacATTACTCATCGTCACACATCCGTACGGCTAAAGCTAAGAAATGTTCGTCTTTACCGGCGGATGATCCAGCTGCATCGTGCGGAACTCGTCCGTGAACGTGAGCACGTAGAAGCAGAAGGCGGTCGCGACGATCCACTCCGAGATCGAGCTGGCCACGTGATACTCCCAGCCCCCGTCCGACGGGTACCACTTGCGGGGGTCCGTCCCGCGGAACAGGATGTGCGAGATGACGCCCGTCACCGCGACGATCATGAAAAACACGGTGCACACCACCGACAGGGCCATGCGCAGGTTCGCCTTCTGCATCGTGCCCATGTACGGCTGGATGTAGTACGAGATGTACGACTGTATCCAGAAGTACACCGTGCCGAGCCCGAAGCTCAGGAACGCGCCGACGTAGTGGACGATCCGCACGTTCGTCTCCTGGAAGTTGCCGACGATGCTGATGCCGAGACAGCTGCCGATACCGATCCAGAAGCCGATGCCGCTGCACCGGCCCAGCGCCTGCCGGACGTCACTGTGCCGGAACGACAGCTCCTGTATCTGCCGGTAGCGCACGTAGATTGTGATGCCAACTAAAAGGGTTTTAACAGAGTTTAGCAAAAACTGCTGAATCATCGAGCTACAATTACTTTTGTAGTATGGAATTTAGGGTTTATGACCTGATCGTTGCAGAATACATGAATGTATCAATTTATgaacatttattaaataatttattttatggaTGTAGATCTTACTGTAATTTTCCAATATACTTGAGTCATTGGTCGTATGATTCATCTCCAATAGATTGGCAAACGAACTAAAAAAACCCTCATAAATTAGATTTACGCCTCTACTTACGCAGCACACAGCCGATGTTGATGAACTGCCCAAACACGCAGCTTTCGGGTGAGTAGGTGGCCGCATCGCTGATGTACGGTACCGTCGGCACCACATGCCCTTGCAGTACTGCGGCAATGTACCTGAAACGGTGAAAGCCCAAGGCGATTTAGCAGGCGGAAAGGGCATTCGAGCAGAGATACGCAATACTAACGTGCCGATGAAGGTGAAATTGAACAGCAAAAACACGGAGATTGGAAGTAGGTAAAGGTTCGACATGGTTGCAGCTCCCTCCGCTCGATACGCTTCACCAGAGTGGGCAGGAGAGATGGTTGTCCGTATTTACCGGGGTACCGCAACAAAACTGGACgtcttttccttttgctcttgaacggggaaaacacacacaaaacgcagCTTCACTCTATCCCTTGCCCGAGTTCTGTCATCGGGGCAAGAGTGTTAGGTGCTAGTGCTGTAGCTGACTCATGCCAAACGGTGCAGCCTCGGTGATGCCTCGAGCCGAACCACGCGCTTAGTTGCACATCGTGTGGGTGGGCAGGGATTCACCGTACGCGTTGCTTGTGTTGTGTCGATTGCGATGCGAATTGTAATTGTGCAATTGCACtacgggggaaaaaacggcTCCTAAACACGAACGAAAACGTACCAGAACTAATCGCGGCGCACCGCTTGCCTTACTGTTCCGAGCGCTTGTTCTCTTGTTgctgcgtttttgttttgatgtaaCGCAACTATGCGCTGCCCGGGGTTGTcgtctcgctcgctcgcccgTACGGCCGTTTGACGTTTGCCGTGCGCACACGGTACACAACTGACAGCTGGCAGTGGTGCGTTGCTATTGCGTTTCTACGATGCACGGTTTATACATGGGTAAGTGAGGGGAAATACGGTGggtggaggggggaggggttttgtattttgtacgTGAACAATGCACCCAAACTATCATAGATGCGAGTGGTTTGTTCCTAGTGAGGAAAAAATTTTCGTCCTTCTGATGCAGATCTCGTGTCACAGTCGTCAATAACATGCCGagcttaacaacatgccttaATAACACAAACAGGgcttaaaagcaaaataaaagcttGTATTATAAATCCTGAGTGTTGGCAAAGGtttttaatgaattaaattCTCAAGTGCTCCTACAATCCACATGGCACATCAAGAATCATAACCATTTCCGGATGTGAAAATTATCTTGAATCTATACGATTCCTGCAACGGATCCTCAAAAAAAACCGATGTAGATGTAATGGAACATATCCGAACTAGAGTTGTGCCTCTCTTGGAACCAGAATTGTacgattcattcaattcatcctAAAGAACGAACGACCTACGTTCATCTAAACAACGTTCATCGATTCTATATAAATCATAATGTACTgagtttttcatgaaaataACCTACTATCCGTCCAAATAAACAACGTCCTAGAAAGCCAGATCGTTCATCTCATCCAATACAAGTATGAACGTGAACCGTATGACCAGATCGTTCACAAAAAGAACGTCCAACCCGTCGAAATTAATATTGTCCTGGTCTTACAAATAATTTTCAAGATGTAGTAAAGTAATTATATTCTTCTTGTGAAATGAAACCAATTACCATATTttcataaatgcaataaacgAATGAATCGCGATTCACGTTCAGTTCATCTAAAAGAAAAACCTAGTACGTTCACGTTCATGAAAATGGACCGAAATGCCCAAGCCTATTCCCAaccccataccggtcctgaaaCTGATATTCAGccataccggcgaactcgttcgttcctgggaacgttcgccgcgacgctcattttcactcatttcatagccttctagatcaaaaataagaaaaccGAATAGATTTTGCACTGGtcaacctagtggtacaaccctgtccactcatgagcgacgaatgtttctcgtcgaacgagttcgccggtacggctgattgATCCAATATCGGCCCTGAGACGGGTCATTAATCCATACCGGTCTAGGGACTGTTTTTTATCTCCAATACTGTAAATCATTTCTCTGTCTGATAATGACCCAAAGTCATACCCCTAGAATTTATCCTAAATCCATACCTATCATGAAAATGATTCTGAACCTATTCTGGTTCTGAAGTCCTTGCCGAAAGTGGCTCGaaaaacattcgtcgctcatgagtggacagggttgtaccagtGGATTGGGCAGTATAAAATCTagaccattttttttattttttttttttgtctagaAGGCTatgaaaggaatgaaaatgagcgtcACGGCAAACGTTCCTGGGAACGAATGAGTTCACCGGTAAGGCTTATCGAATTATTCTCggcagcatttttttttcctatgcaCTTTAGACATTCCGGTATTAATGGATGTAGAACTAAAGCAGAAATTCATAGACAGGCAATACCAAACTAACGCACGTTACCCCGTACtaaaaattgtttgtaaatgtacaaaaattaaaatatattattgtCTCTGACTGATCCTCCAGACTGAAATATCAGCAGCACCTCCACTTCTAGGACATAAAGCCGTCACTTGAAAGAGTCGATAACGATAACAACTGCTAGAGGAGCTTTCTCTGTTGGATAAAATTTTTCTTTAACTGAACTGGACCCAACCCTCGACCTGAACCTGAGCTTTTAAAGATAAAAACCACTGCAGCCAGCGATGGATTTAACGGTAGACgaactaggcggtcgcctggggcctcGTCGATTTAGGAGCCCCGTAGATCGATAGTCTATAGTATGCAGTATGTATAAAAGTTGACAGAATACTAAGTACTAAGGCCCCCGAAGCAGGGACGTTGGGGCCCCAAGACTCGCGAATCATTTAGCCAATCGATTCAACATATTGAGATGATACCCATATTATCGAAACGCTTACGTGGCCGGTATTTGAGAATTTGCATATCATTGTATTAGATTATCAAATAATGCGACCTATTCGAAGTTCCTGCTTGTCTCAAAGTAAGCTCCGACCATGAAACATTTTAGTGCCATGAAATCATCTCCTATTTGCCGTATAGAATATTCTTTCTTCCTTTATTCAGTATGAAAACAAGTTCGCAATAACATGATAAACAAGGTAATGATACAAAGTGAGCGGAGAAAACAGAAGCAAACGAAAGAGAATATCTTTCCTCAACCCCTAAGATCGTTATCAACCTTCTTAACATCACCTTCTCAACAGAGTATTCGTTGGCTTGGAGGAAACCAAAAGAAAGCCCTTCATTATGatctccctctatctctccATGTCCGTACCGCGTAATATCTCCCTCGCTCTGCTTCCGTTATCCCCGCTGCCGTAAAAGATTGATCATAACCAGCTAAGCGTTCTTCACCTCAAGATCCGACGTCTCTGCGCAGTGATTTTGCATTAAATGCATCGTACGGTTTAATTATATCGGTGCCACA from Anopheles coluzzii chromosome X, AcolN3, whole genome shotgun sequence includes:
- the LOC120952661 gene encoding DNA damage-regulated autophagy modulator protein 1; protein product: MSNLYLLPISVFLLFNFTFIGTYIAAVLQGHVVPTVPYISDAATYSPESCVFGQFINIGCVLLGITIYVRYRQIQELSFRHSDVRQALGRCSGIGFWIGIGSCLGISIVGNFQETNVRIVHYVGAFLSFGLGTVYFWIQSYISYYIQPYMGTMQKANLRMALSVVCTVFFMIVAVTGVISHILFRGTDPRKWYPSDGGWEYHVASSISEWIVATAFCFYVLTFTDEFRTMQLDHPPLILLEIDSSRTYEPVINEAPVAVIS